From the genome of Gemmatimonadota bacterium:
GTAGGCGTCGGTGAAGCGCCCCTGCGCGATGAGCCGGATGTACTCCGGCACGTTGGTGTGGGCCGGACAGGCCCACTGGCAGTCCACGACCTTGTGGTAGTAGGCCGGGTCGGACAGGACGTCGGTGGGCCGCATGCGTGACCTCCGCAGGTCGTCGCGGTAGAGGCCCGCCGTCCCGGACCTGACACGCCGGTCGGAAGGCCCGGTCTATACTGCGGAGGGGTCGGCGGGCGGGGCAAGGAAGGGGGGTGGGTCCCCCGCCCGAGCCCGCCGTCCGACGCTACCGCACCCGCCGCCCCTTGCCCTTGAGGAAGTCCATCATCAGGTACTGCCCCAGGGTGAGCGTGGTGGTGAAATACGCCTTGCCGCGCGCGATCTGCGAGACCTTCTGGACGAACTGCACCAGGGCCGGGTCGCGGGCCAGCATGAACGTGTTGATCAGGATCCCGGACTTCCGGCAGGCGGCCACCTCGCGGAAGGTGCGCCGGAGGATGTTGGGGTCCAGCCCGCCCGAATTGGTGTAGATGCGGCCGTCCGGCAGCGTGAGCGCGCTGGGCTTCCCGTCCGTGATCATGATGATCTGCCGCATGTCCTTCTTCTGCGCGAGCAGGATGCGGCGTGCCATCTCGAAGCCTTCGGCCGTGTTGGTGTGGAACGGCCCCACCTGGGCGCGCGCGAGCTGCGACAGCGGGATCTCGGTGGCGCGGTCGCCGAACGTGAGCACCCGGAGCGAATCGCCCGGGAACTGCGTGCGGATCAGGTGGGACAGCGCCAGCGCCACCTTCTTGGCCGGCGTGAAGCGGTCCTCCCCGTAGAGCACCATCGAGTGCGAGATGTCGAGCATCAGCACGGTGGCGCAGGACGAGCGCCGCTCCGTCTGCACCACCTGCAGGTCGGAGTAGTCCAGCGGCAGCGGGAAGCCCAGGCCCTCCCGCTGGATGGCGTTCTTGAGCGTGGCCGGGATGTCCAGGTTGAGCGTGTCGCCGAACTCGTACGGGCGGCTGGCCGCGTCCGCCTCCACGCCCGTGGACAGGTCCGCCGTTTCGTGCTGCCCGGAGTCCGCGCTGCCCACCGCCGACAGCAGGTTCTTGAGCGCACGGTAGCCCAGGAAGTCCATGCCCTTCCCGGTCAGCTCGAAGTTCACGGACAGCGCGGCTTCGCGCGCTTCGTCGATCCGCTCCTGTCCGGTGACGTCGTAGGTGGCGCCGGGGAGGCGGGGCTCGCCCTCGCCCAGCGTGATGAAGCCCTCCTCCACCAGGCGCTTGACCAGGTCGTCCAGCATCTCGGCGATCTTCTGGCGCACGGCCTCGTCGCCTTCGCCTTCCCCCCGCAGCTCCGCCAGCATCTCGGGCGTGAGCTGCCCGCTCTTGAGGAGCGCCTCCAGCAGCGCGCGCTTCAGCGCGTCCGAGGAGTTGGTGTCCTCGTCTCCCGACCAGCCCCAGTAGGGATGGAAGTGGGGACCGCCGGCGAAGCCGGCGTCGAGAAGGAAGTCGGCCAGATGCTCGAGCAGCGACTCCAGGTTGAGCGCGTCGAGCCAGCCGCCCGTGAACTTGCTGTACGTGGTGAAGCGCATGGGTCCTCCGATGAAGCCGTTGCCGACCATACCCCGCGGGCGGCGGGTTGCGCCATCGCGCCCTTGGCCGCGTCCGCGCTCCGCCTACCTTGGGGCCATGCCCTCACCCGACCCCGCCGCGCTCCGCGCGCGCCTCCTGGCGTGGTACGACCGCGCCCGGCGCGACCTGCCCTGGCGACGCACGTCCGATCCGTACCGGGTGTGGGTGTCGGAGGTGATGCTGCAGCAGACCCGGGTGGAGACGGTCATCCCGTACTACGAGCGCTGGCTGGAGCGCTTCCCCACCGTCTCGGCGCTGGCCACCGCCGACCTGGACGATGTGCTGCCGCTGTGGAAGGGACTCGGCTACTACTCGCGCGCCCGCAACCTGCACCGGGCCGCACAGGCTGTGTTGGAGCGGCACGGCGGGGAGGTTCCCGCCGAGCCGGACGCGCTGCGCGCGCTCCCCGGGGTGGGGGCCTACACGGCGGGCGCGGTAGCCAGCATCGCGTTCGGACGGCCCGAGCCGCTGGTGGATGGCAACGTGCGGCGGGTGCTCTCGCGCTGGTACGACCTGGAGGCACCCGGCGACCGCGAGGTCTGGGCGCTCGCGCGCGACCTGGTGGACCCCGAGCGGCCGGGCGACTTCAACCAGGCCCTGATGGAACTCGGCGCCACCGTCTGCACGCCGCGCGCGCCCCGGTGTGAGGGCTGCCCGGTGGAAGGGTCCTGCCTGGCCCGGGCCCGTGGCACGGTCGAGCTGCGCCCCCCGCCCCGGAAGCGCGGGCCCGTCCCCCACGTGCACGTGCTGAGCCTGGTGGTCTGGACGGCCGAGGCGCGCACCCTCCTGGTGCAACGCCCCGAACGGGGCCTGCTGGCGGGCCTGTGGGAGTTTCCCGCCCGGGAGCTGGCCGGGCCGCCCGATCCGGGCCGCTGCGCCAGCCCGCTCCCCCCCGTGGAGCACGTCTTCAGCCACCTGAAGGCCACCTACCACCCCCTGCTGATCCGCATGGAGGACCCGCCGGATTCGGCCGAAGCGGCCCTGGAGCGGGTGGGGGCGGAGGGGGCCCGGCCGCGTTGGGTCACGGTGCCGGAGGCGGAGGTGTTGGCCCTGCCGGTGGCGCAGCAGAAGATCCTGGCGGCGTTGGTAGGGGTGGAGCGGTAGGGGATGACGGAGCGAGGCGAGCCGCAGGCGGTGGCGCAGCGGCAACGTGCCAGGTAGCCCTCGGACGGTCTACAGCGATGGTGCATAAGACGATGGACGTCGAGAAGCTGCTCGAGCAACTCGCCGACACGGACCACTTCGTGGTGTGTCGCGCACTGAAGACGCTCCGAGCGTTGTCCGCGCCGAGTGCCGAAGTAGTCGACCGCGTCCTCGCGCTACTCGCGTCCCCCGTGATCGCGGTGGAACAGAACGCCCTCGACACGCTCGCCTCGTTCAGGCATCGGGCCTTGCACGTCCATTCACGCATCGTCGGTCAGTTGGCGCGGCGCATCGGGGATGGCAGAGGCTGCGACTACAGTTGCTGCGGATACGCAGCCTACTACGCGCCCGTCGAACGGTACATCGCGACGCTGCTAGCGATCGCAGACCGCGAACGCATCGAGTGGGCTCTCACCGCGGATGTCGAGTACCTGGAGAAGGAGTCCATCCACGAAATCCGCTTTCTGGTCGCGGAGTTCTAGGCCGCGGAGCCCGGCGTCCGACTGGCGGGATTGTGCCGTCTGCGGAGGATCCGTCAGGGGGCGGCATGCTCGTTGCTTGATCCGGGGGATCGACCCTCGCTCCCCCAGGCCCATGCTCCGACCCGCCTTCCGCATCACCGCGGTGACCGTCGCCGGGATCGTGCTGATCCTCTACCTGGACGGGCAGTCCGAGCCCGTGGCGCTGACCCCACACGGGTCGCAAGCCCCTGCCTTCGCCTCCGCCACCGGGGCGGCCGGGTGGTTCCAGGGGGTCCGCCCGCGCTGCAATGCGGTCGAGGTGGAGACGGCACTCCGGTCCACCCCCGCCCCTTCCGGCTGGGAAGGGCGGGGGTTCGAGGCGGCCTGTCTGGCCCTGGCGGGGCGCACCGAGGCGGCCCGGACCCGGATCGCCGGGCTGTCGGGAGACGAGCGCTGGCGCGCGGCCGGCATCGTCTTCGATGTGGGGCACCCGGTGGCGGACGCCGGCGACGACGTCTCGGCCGCGCCGATCATGGAGCTGGTGGTCGAGTTCTGGCCCAACCACTACATGGCGCTCTACCACGCGGGTGCTGCGCGCACGGCGCTCGGCGAGGCCGAGGCGGCCCGGCCGCTCCTGGAGGCGTTCCTGCGCGAGTACCCTGGACAGGACGGGTGGACGCGCAGCGCGGAGCGGATGCTGGAGCGTTGATCCGAGGCGGCGTGATCCCTTCGCGCGGGGATGTCGCATTGGAGGACATCGATCTTCCGCCCTGGAGGGATCCATGTCCGCGTCGCACCCGCGCTCGCTTCGGCGTTCACCCGCCGCACCCGCTCGCATCCCGTTGCCTCTCGCCGTACTCCTCCTGGCCCCCGTCGTGGCGTGCGGGGACTCCGGCACCGCACCGCAGACGCCCGATGATCCACCACCCGTCCTGCTGACCGGAGAGGCCGTCGACGGGACGGGCGACGCCTTGGCCGACCCCGCGCTGACCGTCCTGCCGGACCTCCGTTCCGCTCGCCTGGAGAAGGAGGGGGGCGTGGTTCGGGTGCAGGTCCGATTCGCAGACGGCACCTACGACCCGGCGCTCCACGTCGTGCTCGTGCTCATCGACACGGACCTCGATCCCACGTCCGGTCTGGCTGGGGATGGGATCGGCAATGACGACACCCTGCTCGGCCCGGACCGGGTCCTGTTCCTGGATGCTCGGACGCCCCAGAACTCGTTCGCCCTCTCGTGCGCAGCGCCGACCATCGACGCATGTACGGGGATCGGAGGTGCGATCGTCAGCGTCACTCCGCTCCCCGGGCAGGGGCTGGACGTGGTCGCGCTGGAGGACCTGGGCGGTCCGGAGCAGCCGGTGGCCTTCAAGGTCGCCGTCTTCGCCCTCGAAGGTCTCTCGGAAGAAGGCGACCTCTTCCTGGACTACATGACCGACGTCGGGGACGCCCCGACGCGCGTGCAGTAGCGCCTCAGTGCTTCCCCCACACCTTCTCGCCCGCCTCGACCTGCAGCGCCAGCCGGTTCTGCCGCGGGGGCAACGGACACGTGGCGAACTCGGTGAAGACGCAGGGCGGGTTGTACGCGCGGTTGAAGTCCACCACGGTGCGCCCCTGCGCATCCGGCGCATCCACCCACAGGAAGCGTCCGCCTCCGTAGGTGGAAGCGCCGTTGGTCTCGTCCGCGAAGGCGGTGAAGAAGTTCACCGTGTCGTCCGAGTCCTTCCACAGATCGAGTCGGAACAGATCTCCGTTCACCTCGAACTCGACCGAGCCGGGAGACGGCGTTCGTCCGATGGTCCCCAGGATGTTCGGGACCTCGATGGTGTCCGGGGGCTGGTTCCACACGAAGCGCGCCGGCACCCACCATTCGCCGGTGACGGGGAAGCGCTCGATGCCATCGAACTCCGTACGAATCGGGCTGTCCGCGTCCTGCAGACGGACCGCGAGCCGCTCGTCCCGCTGGATCACGTGCCACTTGAGCGAGCCGTGCTGCAGATAGACCGGGCCGCCCCCGTCACCGGTGAGCATGGCGAAGGAGACGGGCTCGCTCTCACCGGAGAGGATCTGCACGCCGTCGGCGGCATCGAACCGTACGACGGCGCGCTCGGGCCCGCGGGTGAGGGTGAACGTGCCGAGCAGGGGCGGGACGCCGGGTGCGTCGTACACGAACGAGTTGCCCGGCGCGCTGCCCATCGTGCTCTCACCTTCGGGCAGCCAGAACAACCCCACCAGCGTCAGCCAGCCGTCCCGGGTCGTGAGCTTGGCGATCCGCCCGTCCATGTAGCGGTCGGCGTTCGCTTGGATGACGGCCCCATCCGGCCGCTCCAGCGGAGCGGGTCCACACGCGGACAGCAGAAGCGGCAGGAGCACCGGGAGCGGTGCGGCGGAGAGCGGGCCACGCAGCGACGATCGATGCATCGGATCAACCTCCCACGCGTTCGAGGCCTCGGCGCGCACGGTCCCGCCAGGGATCGAGGGTGGGGTCGCCGTCCTGCAAGAGGGTGAGGAAGCGCTGGTAGTGCAAGCGGGCGGCAGCGAGGTCGCCGCGCGCCTCCAGTGCCTCGGCCACGGCCAGGGAGCGCCGCGTCACCCACGCCAGGTCCGCCCACCGCCGCGTGGACAGGCGCCGCAAGGCGGCGTCATCGGCGACCGATCCTCCAGCCGCGGCCGCATCGTGCGTGAAGCGGTATGCCTCCAACGGGAACGCGAGCGAGGGCGCGGCCGTCTCCGCGGCGGACAGACCCGCCGCCAGCGCCGCCAGCCCTGCGGCGGTGTCCCCCTCCGCCAGGGTGACCCATCCCTCCAGCAGCGGCAGCAGGTCCGGGCGCGGCGGGGACGCCGTCCGCAGCTCGGCCAGGGCGGTCCGCGCCCCGGCCACGTTGCCCGCGGCCACCCGCAGCGCGACGGGAGCGAACGCGGTGGTCACCGGGTCCAACGGAGCGGAGCGTGCGAACCCACCGACGGAGGTGCCGAGAGCGGTCGTATCCGCGAATCCGCTCAGCACCAGGCTCTGGCGGGTCAGCGCCGCGAATCCAGGGGCCGTGGGTTCAGCATCGCGCAGCACCTGCTGCGCCTGCTCGATGCGACCCAGCGCGGCGTAGTAGCCCGCGAAGGCGTTCAGGACGCCGCCGCGCACGTCGGACGGAAGCATCGAGACCGCCTGCTCCATGAACGCGACGACGACGTGGGGTTGGCCACTCCCCGCGTTGAGATGCCCGATGGCCATGAACTGCGTCTGGTTCGGGCTCTCCTGGAGCATGCGCGTCATGACGTGCACGACGGTGTCCGCGGAGCGGCTGGCCGGCGGCCCCCAGAGCGTGCGTCCGGCCGCTGCCAGGAAGGCCAGCTCTCCGACCCGGGCGCGCCCACCCGCCTGATCCAGGTAGTGGTGGAAGCGCGCGCTGTCTCCCAGCGCCAGGGCCAACTCCGCCGGGTGCACGACCGCGGGGGTCAGGCTCGGATCCAGCTCCAGCACGCGGTCGAACGGGGCATACAGCGGTGCGGGGTCCCCCGCCTGGTTCTCCGGGGCGTGGAAGCGCACATCCCCCAGCAGGAACCACCCCTCGGCATCGTCGGGATGACGCGCCGTCAGCGCCTCGAGCGTGTCGCTCGCTGCGCGGTAGCTGCGCTCCACGAAGTCCTGCGTGGCGCGCACCAGGCTGCGGTCACGGTCGGGCAGCCGCTCGGAGAGGCGCGCCGCCGCGGCCGCATGCTCGGTGGCCCGGGCCGATCCCAGCTGCTCCTGCCACCCGTACGTGCTGGCCAGACGCAGGTGCGCGAGCGCGAACGCCGTGTCCTCCTCCAGGGCCGCTTCGAAGCGTACGGTGGCCGAGTCCCACAGCGAGCGGCGATAGAAGGCCTCGCCCGCGAGGAAATGGCGCACGGCGCCCGGGGCGGCGGTGGTGACGCTGGCGACGTCGAAGGACGGGAGCGGTGCACGTGAGCGCCACACGTCCCGGAGCAGCGCCAACGAGAGTGAGTCGACGAGGGAGAGCAGCGCGGCGGAGGGGCCGTTGACCGAGACGTCGGCCAGGCGTTGACCGTCCACGTTGTCGAGCTGGGCCGCGATGCGCACTTCCTCTCCGGCCTGGACCACGCTGCCCTGCAGCACCGACCCGGCACCCACCTCGAGCGCGAGCCGGGAAAGGGCGCCGGTCTCCAGCACGGCCTCCTCCGCGTACCGCTGGAAGGCGGCCAGCACGGTGCGCGGATCGACGGTACGGATGTCGCCGACCTGATCGAGGTTGGTGGACAGCAGGTCCACCATCCCTTCGCCCAGGTCGCCCACACCCACGCCGGTGACCCGGAACGGCAGCACGGCGATGACGTCCGCGCCCACCGCCACGTTGCCCGCAGACACGCTCTGGGGGCGAAGCCACAGGCCCGCGCCCGTGATGACCGCGCCCACCAGGAGCAGCGCGCCAGCGAGCCGCACCACGCGCGCGCCCCGGCCCAGCGGCGGGAGGACGGCCCCGTCCGGGAGGTCCTCCGTGCGCTCGACCCCGCCCCGGTTCACGTCGAAGACCCAGGCGAGGCCCAGCGCCACCGGGAAGCCGATCAGGACGGTCAGCACCGCCGCCCGCATCACCCAGCCGGGCGTGCCCAGGGCCGGCAGGACGATGTCCAACCCCTGGAGGACGGCGAAGGCGGCGGCCGCGTAGAAGGCGGCCACCTTGTAGACCCGGCGGCGTTTCAGCTCGCTCAGGAAGCGGTCCAGATCGCTGCTGCTCATGGGGGCACCTTACCGGCGGCCGGCCCCGGGCCGCCAGAGCGCGCGGCGGCCCGGGCCGAGCCTGCGATCAGACCCGCGGAGCGCGCGGACCGTGGCGCGAGGAGGGATCGCTGCCCCTCAGCCGGTCATCGGGTCGAACCCCTTGAAGGGCGGGCCCTGACGCTCCTGCAGCGGCTTGCGGTACATCCCCGTCTCGGTGCGCGAGATGCGGCGCTGATGGACGAGCGCCTCCAGGACCAGCTCGCAGGCGGCGGCCTGTACGCCGGACGACGCGCTGCGGGGCGCGAGCCCGACCGTGTGCACCAGGTCCAGCAGACCGGGCACGCCCTGGAAGCCCTTCATGCAGGCGTCCGCGGAGGCATCGTCGGAGATCTGGAGCGCGGAGCCGGTCTCGAAGTGCTCCACGATCCCGTCCACGTCGGAGCCGCCCGCCCGCTCGCGGAAGACCTCGTCGGCCGCGGCCCGGATCAGCTCCTGGCTGATCTTCATGGCGCCCTGCATCTCGCCCTCGTACTCGAGCTCCATCTTGCCGGTGATGGCCGGCAGCGCGGCGTAGAGATCCGTCACGCGCGGCACGGCCACGTCCTCGCTCAGGCGCAAGGCACGCCGCTCGGCGTTGGACACCACGCTCTCGAGCGCCGTGATGGGCATGCGCTGGCTCACCCCGGAGCGCTGGTCGATCCGTTTGTCACGCCGCGCCCGGAACGCCACGCGCTCCACCACCTCCGTCACGAACTCGGGGATCTCCAGGGTCGCGCCGTCCCGCTGGGTCCAGGCCTCCTGCAGCGTGATGTCCACGCCGGTCTGGACGTCCTCGGGATAGTGGGTGCGGATCTCCACGCCGATCCGGTCCTTGAGCGGCGTGATGATCTTCCCGCGCGCCGTGTAGTCCTCCGGGTTGGCGGTGAAGACCATCAGCACGTCCAGCATCAGCCGGATGGGATAGCCCTTGATCTGCACGTCCCCCTCCTGGAGGACGTTGAAGAGCCCCACCTGGATCTTGCCGGACAGATCCGGCAGCTCGTTGATGGCGAAGATCCCGCGATTGGCGCGCGGCAGCAGCCCGTAGTGGATGGTGAGCTCGTCTCCCAGCAGGTGTCCGCCGCGGGCGGCCTTGATGGGGTCGAGATCGCCGATCATGTCCGCGATGGTCACGTCCGGCGTGGCCAGCTTCTCCACGTAGCGGGCGTCCCGGTCCACCCACACCACGGGCGTGTCGTCCCCCTGCTCGGCCACCAGCAGGCGACCGTACTTGGAGATCGGGTGGAAGGGATCGTCGTTGACCTCGGATCCCTCCAGCACGGGGATGGCGGGGTCCAGCAGGCTCGTGAGCTGGCGCAGGATGCGGCTCTTGGCCTGTCCGCGCAGCCCGAGGAGGATGAAGTCGTGGCGGGCCAGCAGCGCGTTGACGATCTGCGGCACCACCGTGTCCTGGTAGCCACGCACGCCCGGGAAGAGCTCCTCACCCGCTTTGAGCTTGCGGACCAGGTTGGCGCGGATCTCGTCCTTGACGGTTCGGGGCCGATAGCCGGACGCGCGGAGTTCGCCGAGGGTGCTCGGACGGGGTGTGCTCATGCGATCCTGTGATCCTGTACCGGAGGAGGAAGGACGGTGCTATTGTCCGGGGCTTCGAGGAGATCCCTGCAATACCCCTGAACGAGCGCCGGTTTCAGCCGCGAGGATCCAGGCTCCGGTCCGGCGTGTCAGCGAGAGAGAATGGCCGATTCCCGCACGAAGAGGCTGATCCCGGCCTCGGCCCAGCCCCCCCTCGACCTGAGCCGCCTCATCCTCACCGACGAGCCGGACACCGAGGCCGTGCCGCTGGACGTCACCATCGTGGGTGGGGGTCCGGCCGGGCTGGCCACCGCCATCGAGCTGGCGCGGCTGGCCAAGGGCGCGGGACTGGAGCTCGAGATCGGCGTGCTGGAGAAGGCGGGGGGCCTCGGCGAGCACACCCTCTCCGGCGCCGTGGTCAACCCGGGACCGTTCCGGGAGCTCTTCCCGGACGTGCCCCTGGAGGATCTGCCCTTTCGCCGGCCCGTGGGCAAGGAAGGGGTCTACCTGCTGCGGGAGAGCGGCTCCACCCGGCTGCCGACGCCACCCACCATGAAGAACCACGGCAACTGGATCGCCTCCATCAGCGAGATCTGCCGCTGGATGGGAG
Proteins encoded in this window:
- a CDS encoding VWA domain-containing protein; protein product: MRFTTYSKFTGGWLDALNLESLLEHLADFLLDAGFAGGPHFHPYWGWSGDEDTNSSDALKRALLEALLKSGQLTPEMLAELRGEGEGDEAVRQKIAEMLDDLVKRLVEEGFITLGEGEPRLPGATYDVTGQERIDEAREAALSVNFELTGKGMDFLGYRALKNLLSAVGSADSGQHETADLSTGVEADAASRPYEFGDTLNLDIPATLKNAIQREGLGFPLPLDYSDLQVVQTERRSSCATVLMLDISHSMVLYGEDRFTPAKKVALALSHLIRTQFPGDSLRVLTFGDRATEIPLSQLARAQVGPFHTNTAEGFEMARRILLAQKKDMRQIIMITDGKPSALTLPDGRIYTNSGGLDPNILRRTFREVAACRKSGILINTFMLARDPALVQFVQKVSQIARGKAYFTTTLTLGQYLMMDFLKGKGRRVR
- the mutY gene encoding A/G-specific adenine glycosylase, encoding MPSPDPAALRARLLAWYDRARRDLPWRRTSDPYRVWVSEVMLQQTRVETVIPYYERWLERFPTVSALATADLDDVLPLWKGLGYYSRARNLHRAAQAVLERHGGEVPAEPDALRALPGVGAYTAGAVASIAFGRPEPLVDGNVRRVLSRWYDLEAPGDREVWALARDLVDPERPGDFNQALMELGATVCTPRAPRCEGCPVEGSCLARARGTVELRPPPRKRGPVPHVHVLSLVVWTAEARTLLVQRPERGLLAGLWEFPARELAGPPDPGRCASPLPPVEHVFSHLKATYHPLLIRMEDPPDSAEAALERVGAEGARPRWVTVPEAEVLALPVAQQKILAALVGVER
- a CDS encoding tetratricopeptide repeat protein gives rise to the protein MLRPAFRITAVTVAGIVLILYLDGQSEPVALTPHGSQAPAFASATGAAGWFQGVRPRCNAVEVETALRSTPAPSGWEGRGFEAACLALAGRTEAARTRIAGLSGDERWRAAGIVFDVGHPVADAGDDVSAAPIMELVVEFWPNHYMALYHAGAARTALGEAEAARPLLEAFLREYPGQDGWTRSAERMLER
- a CDS encoding DUF1684 domain-containing protein; amino-acid sequence: MHRSSLRGPLSAAPLPVLLPLLLSACGPAPLERPDGAVIQANADRYMDGRIAKLTTRDGWLTLVGLFWLPEGESTMGSAPGNSFVYDAPGVPPLLGTFTLTRGPERAVVRFDAADGVQILSGESEPVSFAMLTGDGGGPVYLQHGSLKWHVIQRDERLAVRLQDADSPIRTEFDGIERFPVTGEWWVPARFVWNQPPDTIEVPNILGTIGRTPSPGSVEFEVNGDLFRLDLWKDSDDTVNFFTAFADETNGASTYGGGRFLWVDAPDAQGRTVVDFNRAYNPPCVFTEFATCPLPPRQNRLALQVEAGEKVWGKH
- a CDS encoding sigma 54-interacting transcriptional regulator, which gives rise to MSTPRPSTLGELRASGYRPRTVKDEIRANLVRKLKAGEELFPGVRGYQDTVVPQIVNALLARHDFILLGLRGQAKSRILRQLTSLLDPAIPVLEGSEVNDDPFHPISKYGRLLVAEQGDDTPVVWVDRDARYVEKLATPDVTIADMIGDLDPIKAARGGHLLGDELTIHYGLLPRANRGIFAINELPDLSGKIQVGLFNVLQEGDVQIKGYPIRLMLDVLMVFTANPEDYTARGKIITPLKDRIGVEIRTHYPEDVQTGVDITLQEAWTQRDGATLEIPEFVTEVVERVAFRARRDKRIDQRSGVSQRMPITALESVVSNAERRALRLSEDVAVPRVTDLYAALPAITGKMELEYEGEMQGAMKISQELIRAAADEVFRERAGGSDVDGIVEHFETGSALQISDDASADACMKGFQGVPGLLDLVHTVGLAPRSASSGVQAAACELVLEALVHQRRISRTETGMYRKPLQERQGPPFKGFDPMTG